A genomic segment from Sphingomonas astaxanthinifaciens DSM 22298 encodes:
- the galE gene encoding UDP-glucose 4-epimerase GalE encodes MSKPPVLVTGGAGYIGSHAVLALHDAGWPVVVVDNLSNGTREAVPDAVPLIEADIGDAAAMETILQEQGVAAIMHFAGSIVVPESVTDPHFYYRNNTVATHALVGAALKQGVRHLLFSSTAATYGAPETVPIDEDTPTRPINPYGWSKLMSEQMLRDCAAAYDVNFGALRYFNVAGADPKGRSGQVGKGATHLLKVACEAAVGKRTHVDVFGTDYPTPDGTCIRDYIHVADLANAHVLALEALIAEPKDSFTLNCGYGRGTSVLEMLDALDRVNGTPVKRVMGPRRAGDPPQLVAANRRLVERLGWQPRFADTDVIIESALSWERRLYQKEAATCA; translated from the coding sequence ATGAGCAAGCCTCCTGTCCTCGTCACCGGCGGCGCCGGCTATATCGGCAGCCACGCCGTCCTTGCCCTCCACGACGCGGGCTGGCCGGTGGTGGTGGTCGACAACCTTTCCAACGGAACCCGCGAGGCGGTCCCCGACGCGGTGCCGCTGATCGAGGCCGACATCGGCGATGCGGCGGCAATGGAGACGATCCTCCAGGAGCAGGGGGTCGCCGCGATCATGCATTTCGCGGGCTCGATCGTGGTCCCCGAAAGCGTCACCGACCCACATTTCTACTATCGCAACAACACGGTCGCGACCCATGCGCTGGTCGGCGCCGCCTTGAAGCAGGGGGTCAGGCACCTCCTCTTCTCCTCGACCGCCGCCACTTATGGCGCGCCCGAGACCGTGCCGATCGACGAGGACACGCCGACCCGGCCGATCAATCCCTACGGCTGGTCGAAGCTGATGAGCGAGCAGATGCTGCGCGACTGCGCGGCGGCCTATGACGTCAATTTCGGTGCGCTGCGCTATTTCAACGTCGCGGGCGCCGATCCCAAGGGCCGGTCGGGCCAGGTCGGCAAGGGCGCGACCCACTTGCTCAAGGTCGCCTGCGAGGCGGCGGTCGGCAAGCGCACCCATGTCGACGTCTTCGGGACCGACTATCCGACCCCCGACGGGACCTGCATCCGCGACTACATCCACGTCGCCGATCTGGCGAATGCCCACGTCCTCGCGCTCGAGGCGCTGATCGCCGAGCCGAAGGACAGCTTCACCCTCAATTGCGGCTACGGCCGCGGGACTTCGGTGCTCGAGATGCTCGATGCGCTCGACCGGGTGAACGGGACCCCGGTCAAGCGGGTGATGGGCCCGCGCCGCGCCGGCGATCCCCCGCAGTTGGTCGCCGCCAACCGACGCTTGGTCGAACGGCTGGGTTGGCAGCCGCGCTTCGCCGATACCGACGTGATCATCGAAAGCGCGCTCAGCTGGGAGCGCCGC
- a CDS encoding DUF2147 domain-containing protein, with product MKSRAFLAVLTALFAATPALAQSPIEGLWTNPKRSVVVRIAPCGPAWCGRVVKASAHEEEKAARHGVENLEGEQMLTGLRPAGAGKWKGQVYVPKIRSKVGSTVTMKSPGRMSVSGCFAGIICKTQVWTKVG from the coding sequence ATGAAAAGCCGAGCCTTCCTTGCCGTCCTGACCGCGCTCTTCGCCGCGACCCCGGCGCTGGCGCAGAGCCCGATCGAGGGTCTGTGGACCAATCCCAAGCGCTCGGTCGTGGTCCGAATCGCCCCCTGCGGCCCGGCCTGGTGCGGCCGCGTGGTCAAGGCCAGCGCGCACGAGGAGGAGAAGGCCGCCCGCCACGGGGTCGAGAATCTCGAGGGCGAGCAGATGCTGACCGGGCTCCGTCCCGCGGGGGCGGGCAAGTGGAAGGGGCAGGTCTATGTGCCCAAGATCCGCAGCAAGGTCGGCAGCACCGTCACCATGAAGTCGCCGGGCCGGATGAGTGTTTCGGGCTGCTTCGCCGGAATCATCTGCAAGACGCAGGTCTGGACCAAGGTCGGCTGA